A genomic segment from Desulfonatronum lacustre DSM 10312 encodes:
- the clpA gene encoding ATP-dependent Clp protease ATP-binding subunit ClpA translates to MVSKELQRSFLVAVREARVRNHEFLTLEHLLYAMIRNSTAKDILEHCGVELVKLKGQLERFFLDHIQVMPSGGMTEVVQTPSLQRVIQRAILHVQSSGKVEVSVGDVLASICQEEESYANYFLQSYGVDRLDILEYISHGVPTHDHQGQPEDESCTKCRTQSQKQKKESFLEQFTVDLVAKAKNGEIDPLVGRKLELHRTMQILARRRKNNPIYVGDPGVGKTALAEGLALRIAEGDVPEYLGKAKVYALDMGAVLAGTKYRGDFEARIKGVLKELESVPDAILFIDEIHTIVGAGATSSGSMDASNLLKPALASGKLRCIGSTTYEEFKNHFEKDRALSRRFQKVEIPEPSRDETVQILQGLRPYYEEHHGVRYAPSSLEAAVDLSMRHINERFLPDKAIDVIDEAGAVFKLNPKIRKKNLIRPLEMEQVVARMARIPETRVSASDKSQLQELEGRLKDVIFGQNEAVESLARAIKRSRAGLGAENKPTGCFLLTGPTGVGKTELARQVAQILNVNFLRFDMSEYMEKHAVARLIGAPPGYIGFEQGGLLTDAIRKHPHTVLLLDEIEKAHPDLFNILLQVMDYATLTDNAGRKADFRNTILLMTSNAGAQDMCATSIGFGEPGKDDDRGHLSKKAVEKLFTPEFRNRLDATICFHSLTTEVMEKIVTKFVDELNTQLKDKKVVVTLAPQALTWLAERGFDSSFGARPLGRLIQTSIKDPLTDEILFGRLVKGGTVRVDAPAADQDQGEDEALVFEFA, encoded by the coding sequence ATGGTGAGCAAGGAATTGCAACGCTCGTTTCTGGTCGCGGTGCGCGAAGCCAGGGTCCGCAACCATGAGTTTCTGACCCTGGAGCACCTGCTGTACGCAATGATCCGGAATTCCACGGCCAAGGATATCCTGGAGCATTGCGGCGTGGAGTTGGTCAAGCTGAAGGGACAGTTGGAACGTTTTTTTCTGGATCACATACAGGTCATGCCGTCGGGCGGAATGACCGAGGTGGTCCAGACCCCCAGCCTGCAACGGGTCATTCAGCGGGCGATTCTGCACGTCCAGTCCTCGGGCAAGGTCGAGGTCAGCGTGGGCGACGTCCTGGCTTCCATTTGTCAGGAAGAGGAGTCCTACGCCAATTACTTTCTGCAATCCTATGGCGTGGATCGACTGGATATTCTGGAATACATCTCCCACGGCGTTCCCACCCACGACCATCAGGGCCAGCCCGAGGATGAGTCTTGCACGAAGTGCCGGACCCAGAGCCAGAAACAGAAGAAAGAATCCTTTCTGGAGCAGTTCACCGTGGACCTGGTGGCCAAGGCCAAGAACGGCGAGATCGATCCGCTGGTGGGCCGAAAGTTGGAATTGCACCGGACCATGCAGATTCTGGCCCGAAGGCGCAAGAACAATCCCATCTACGTGGGCGACCCCGGCGTGGGCAAGACCGCCCTGGCCGAAGGGTTGGCGCTGCGCATCGCCGAAGGGGACGTGCCGGAGTATTTGGGCAAGGCCAAGGTCTACGCCTTGGACATGGGCGCGGTGTTGGCCGGGACCAAATACCGAGGTGATTTCGAGGCCCGGATCAAGGGCGTGCTCAAGGAACTGGAGTCCGTTCCTGACGCGATTTTGTTCATCGACGAAATCCACACCATTGTCGGTGCCGGTGCCACCAGCAGCGGGAGCATGGACGCCTCCAACCTGCTTAAACCGGCCCTGGCTTCGGGCAAGCTGCGCTGCATCGGCTCCACCACCTACGAAGAGTTCAAGAATCACTTTGAAAAGGACCGGGCTTTGTCCCGAAGGTTCCAGAAAGTGGAAATTCCCGAGCCCAGTCGGGACGAGACCGTGCAGATATTGCAAGGGCTGCGGCCATACTACGAGGAGCACCACGGGGTGCGCTACGCGCCAAGTTCCCTGGAGGCCGCGGTGGACCTCTCCATGCGCCACATCAACGAACGTTTTCTGCCGGACAAGGCCATCGACGTGATCGACGAGGCCGGCGCGGTGTTCAAGCTCAATCCCAAGATTCGCAAGAAAAACCTGATCCGGCCCCTGGAAATGGAACAGGTCGTGGCCCGGATGGCTCGAATCCCCGAGACACGGGTTTCGGCCTCGGACAAGAGTCAACTCCAGGAGCTGGAAGGACGGCTGAAGGACGTCATTTTCGGACAGAACGAAGCCGTGGAGAGTCTGGCCCGGGCCATCAAACGCTCTCGGGCCGGGCTGGGTGCGGAAAACAAGCCCACCGGCTGCTTCTTGCTTACCGGGCCCACGGGAGTGGGCAAGACCGAGCTGGCCCGCCAGGTGGCCCAGATTCTGAACGTCAATTTCCTGCGCTTCGACATGAGCGAGTACATGGAGAAGCACGCCGTGGCCCGGCTGATCGGCGCGCCGCCCGGATACATCGGCTTCGAGCAGGGCGGCCTGCTCACGGACGCCATCCGCAAGCACCCGCATACCGTACTCCTGTTGGACGAGATCGAGAAGGCCCATCCGGACCTGTTCAACATCCTGCTTCAGGTCATGGACTACGCCACCTTGACCGACAACGCCGGACGCAAGGCCGACTTCCGGAACACCATCCTGCTGATGACCTCCAACGCCGGGGCCCAGGACATGTGCGCCACGAGCATCGGCTTCGGCGAGCCGGGCAAGGACGACGACCGCGGCCACTTAAGCAAGAAGGCCGTGGAGAAGCTGTTCACCCCGGAGTTTCGTAACCGGCTGGACGCCACCATCTGTTTCCACTCCCTGACCACCGAGGTCATGGAAAAAATCGTGACCAAATTCGTGGATGAGCTGAACACGCAGCTCAAGGACAAGAAGGTGGTCGTCACCCTGGCCCCGCAAGCTTTGACCTGGCTGGCGGAACGCGGCTTTGACTCGTCGTTCGGAGCCAGACCCCTGGGCCGCTTAATCCAGACCTCCATCAAGGACCCCTTGACCGACGAGATCCTGTTCGGTCGATTGGTCAAAGGCGGCACGGTGCGGGTGGACGCTCCGGCTGCGGATCAAGATCAAGGCGAGGACGAAGCCTTGGTGTTTGAATTCGCCTGA
- the clpS gene encoding ATP-dependent Clp protease adapter ClpS, translated as MSDPRIEGDIEVDDLLDLPKRYKVLLHNDDYTTMEFVVHVLKVVFGKIENEAAAIMLKVHQEGMGICGVYTAEIAEAKVALVRHMARKNGFPLKCTMEEE; from the coding sequence ATATCCGATCCCCGGATCGAGGGAGACATTGAGGTTGACGACCTTCTGGACCTGCCGAAGCGGTACAAGGTCCTGCTGCACAATGACGACTACACGACCATGGAGTTCGTCGTGCATGTCCTGAAGGTGGTCTTTGGAAAGATCGAGAACGAAGCCGCCGCGATCATGCTCAAGGTGCACCAGGAGGGCATGGGGATTTGCGGGGTCTACACCGCGGAGATCGCCGAGGCCAAGGTGGCCCTGGTCCGGCACATGGCCAGAAAGAACGGTTTTCCGCTGAAATGTACCATGGAAGAGGAATAG